One stretch of Aquimarina sp. Aq107 DNA includes these proteins:
- a CDS encoding beta-ketoacyl synthase N-terminal-like domain-containing protein — protein MKKVYIVADNIVSPLGFSTEDNIVNLRKNHTGIQKVEDDKIWSEAFYGAVINNEKLSKAWGVISENSSYTKLEKMMLLSVSKLLEENPGLNITKSGIVISTTKGNINNLRGDKDEKAYLSSISKTIQKYFKLDHTPKVLSNACISGGLALAVGKRMIQSGLFDDVVVIGGDLLSEFTLSGFFSFQAVSAAPCKPFCKNRTGISLGEAAACAWLSSNKDNNTDTAISIAGDASANDANHISGPSRTGEGLFISISKALKEANLDSDQIDHITAHGTATPYNDEMEAIAFNRAGLQKAPLNSLKGYYGHTLGASALIESIIAKHCLINNELFASLGYEELGVSQPINVIAKNEKKELNKVLKTASGFGGCNVALIIEKEVL, from the coding sequence ATGAAAAAAGTCTACATAGTTGCTGATAATATAGTTTCGCCACTAGGTTTTTCGACAGAAGATAATATAGTTAATCTCCGTAAGAATCATACAGGTATTCAGAAAGTAGAGGATGATAAGATATGGTCTGAAGCATTTTATGGCGCTGTAATCAATAATGAAAAACTTTCCAAAGCTTGGGGTGTAATATCAGAGAATTCTAGCTATACAAAGTTGGAAAAAATGATGTTATTATCTGTTTCTAAATTATTAGAAGAAAATCCTGGGTTAAATATTACTAAAAGTGGAATTGTAATTTCTACAACTAAAGGAAATATTAATAATCTGCGAGGAGATAAAGATGAAAAGGCATATTTGAGTAGCATTTCGAAAACTATTCAGAAGTATTTTAAATTAGATCATACACCCAAAGTTTTATCTAATGCCTGTATTTCTGGTGGATTGGCTTTGGCTGTTGGTAAGAGAATGATTCAATCAGGACTTTTTGATGATGTAGTTGTAATAGGAGGTGATTTACTTTCGGAGTTTACACTTTCTGGTTTCTTTTCATTTCAGGCGGTAAGTGCTGCACCGTGTAAACCATTTTGTAAAAATAGAACAGGTATTAGTTTGGGTGAGGCTGCGGCCTGCGCATGGCTTAGTTCTAATAAAGATAACAATACAGATACAGCGATTAGTATTGCAGGAGATGCTTCTGCTAATGACGCCAACCATATTTCGGGACCCTCAAGAACTGGCGAAGGATTATTTATAAGTATTAGTAAAGCTTTAAAAGAAGCTAATTTAGATAGTGATCAAATAGATCATATTACTGCGCATGGTACAGCTACTCCATATAATGATGAAATGGAAGCTATTGCATTTAATAGAGCTGGGTTGCAAAAAGCACCATTAAATAGCTTAAAGGGGTACTATGGCCATACATTAGGTGCTTCTGCTTTGATTGAGAGTATTATAGCTAAACATTGTTTGATTAACAATGAGTTATTCGCTTCTTTGGGTTATGAAGAATTAGGTGTTTCTCAACCGATAAATGTAATTGCTAAAAATGAAAAGAAAGAACTGAATAAAGTATTGAAAACAGCTTCTGGTTTTGGTGGTTGTAACGTTGCATTGATTATTGAAAAAGAAGTGCTGTGA
- a CDS encoding phosphopantetheine-binding protein: protein MAELREELKEKLIEQLSLEDVEVSEIGDDDPLFGDGLGLDSIDALELIVLLEKDYGIKLKDPKEGKAIFESISVMADYISKHRTK from the coding sequence ATGGCTGAATTAAGAGAAGAGCTAAAAGAAAAATTAATAGAGCAATTAAGTCTTGAAGATGTTGAAGTAAGCGAAATAGGAGATGATGATCCTCTTTTTGGTGATGGTTTAGGATTAGATTCTATTGATGCTCTTGAGCTAATTGTATTATTAGAAAAAGATTATGGAATTAAGCTAAAGGATCCAAAAGAAGGAAAAGCTATATTTGAATCTATTAGTGTAATGGCTGATTACATTTCAAAACACCGTACAAAATAA
- a CDS encoding beta-ketoacyl-[acyl-carrier-protein] synthase family protein: MNKGIAITGMGIISSIGNTVEENLNALKSVSPGISRIEMLKTRHRDQIMVGEIKQTNEDLEKQLGLEPLHSFSRTAMIGAIAAKEALQEAQISDVNQYRTGFVSGTSVGGMDTTEKHYLGYTEIEDNRRFIQAQHAGFTTQSISNYLGINGYVSTISTACSSAANAIMLGARMIQAGKIDRMIVGGTDALSKFTINGFGTLMILSDSECTPFDDNRKGLNLGEAAAFLVLESDLIVEKENKKVLGRVAGWANANDAYHQTASSSDGEGAFLAMNEALKVANITANEIDYVNAHGTATPNNDLSEGVAMTRIFGEEKTPVFSSTKAFTGHTLAAAGSVEAVYSLLSLRENLIFPNLNFKSKMKEFSLVPQTELASKEMKTILSNSFGFGGNCSTLIFTK, from the coding sequence ATGAATAAAGGCATTGCCATAACTGGTATGGGAATTATTTCTTCTATCGGAAATACGGTAGAAGAAAATTTGAATGCTTTGAAATCAGTATCTCCTGGGATTTCTAGAATTGAGATGTTGAAAACTCGCCATAGGGATCAAATCATGGTTGGTGAAATCAAACAAACCAATGAAGATCTAGAAAAACAATTAGGGCTAGAACCGTTGCATAGTTTTTCTAGAACTGCTATGATAGGTGCGATTGCTGCAAAAGAAGCGTTGCAAGAAGCACAAATTTCCGATGTTAATCAATATAGAACAGGTTTTGTTTCAGGAACCAGTGTTGGTGGTATGGATACCACAGAAAAACACTATCTAGGTTATACCGAAATTGAAGATAATAGAAGATTTATACAAGCGCAACACGCAGGTTTTACTACCCAATCTATTTCTAATTATTTAGGAATCAATGGATATGTATCTACAATAAGTACTGCTTGTTCTTCTGCAGCAAATGCAATTATGCTTGGAGCAAGAATGATTCAAGCAGGCAAAATAGATCGAATGATTGTGGGAGGAACTGATGCGTTATCTAAGTTTACAATCAATGGTTTTGGTACTTTAATGATCTTATCAGATTCAGAATGTACACCATTTGATGATAATAGAAAGGGATTAAATCTTGGAGAAGCTGCGGCTTTTTTGGTATTAGAGAGTGATTTGATTGTAGAAAAAGAAAATAAGAAAGTGTTAGGACGTGTAGCAGGATGGGCTAATGCAAATGATGCTTATCACCAAACTGCATCATCTTCTGATGGAGAAGGAGCTTTTTTAGCAATGAATGAAGCCCTAAAAGTAGCAAATATAACTGCAAATGAAATTGATTATGTAAATGCTCACGGTACGGCAACTCCTAATAATGATTTATCAGAAGGAGTAGCTATGACCAGAATATTTGGAGAAGAAAAAACTCCTGTGTTTAGTTCAACAAAGGCATTTACAGGGCATACATTAGCCGCTGCAGGATCTGTAGAAGCTGTGTATTCACTCCTGTCTCTACGGGAAAATTTAATTTTTCCGAATTTGAATTTTAAAAGTAAAATGAAAGAGTTTTCATTGGTTCCGCAAACAGAACTAGCATCCAAAGAAATGAAAACTATATTATCAAATTCTTTTGGTTTTGGAGGTAATTGTTCCACTTTAATATTTACAAAATAA
- a CDS encoding beta-ketoacyl synthase N-terminal-like domain-containing protein: protein MSDCYINGIASISAQPTTDPETFLEDIISHKESIFRSHDPNYKEYIKPAAMRRMSKSVKMGVTAASMALHNSGIELPDAIITGTGMGCKQDSEKFLENVLNNDEQFLTPTLFIQSTHNTVGGQVALGLGCKAYNVTYVQGSASFEISVMDALLMLSEKPEKQILVGGIDEVAKNSTLLHKLDGQIKDDNIDVIDLLNSKTTGTVSSEGCTFMVLGSNKTEKSLAKIIDVETFSKSSPDDIKTSIISFISRQNMSIEDIDAVILGNNGDVNFDHYYENLQTSIFSDKEQLCYKHLIGDYHVASSFGFWLGCKTFENNQVPNILKVNEVVANKYETILLYNQYLGKNHSITLLQRC from the coding sequence ATGAGCGATTGCTATATCAATGGTATTGCCAGTATTTCTGCACAGCCAACAACAGATCCAGAAACATTTTTAGAAGATATAATCTCTCATAAAGAGTCCATATTTAGATCTCATGATCCTAATTATAAAGAATATATAAAGCCAGCGGCAATGAGACGTATGTCGAAGTCGGTTAAGATGGGAGTTACAGCCGCTTCTATGGCGTTACATAATTCTGGAATAGAACTGCCTGATGCTATTATTACGGGTACAGGAATGGGATGTAAACAAGATTCTGAAAAATTTTTAGAAAATGTCTTAAATAATGATGAACAGTTTTTAACTCCAACATTATTTATACAGTCTACACATAATACGGTAGGAGGACAAGTAGCCTTAGGATTAGGTTGCAAAGCGTATAATGTTACCTACGTTCAAGGTTCGGCTTCTTTTGAGATATCAGTTATGGATGCACTATTGATGTTATCAGAAAAGCCAGAGAAACAAATTCTTGTTGGAGGTATCGATGAAGTAGCTAAAAACTCTACACTCCTTCATAAATTGGACGGTCAGATTAAAGACGATAATATTGATGTAATCGACTTGTTAAATTCTAAAACGACTGGAACGGTAAGCAGCGAGGGATGTACATTTATGGTTTTGGGTTCTAATAAAACTGAAAAAAGCCTTGCTAAAATTATTGATGTAGAAACATTTAGTAAAAGTTCACCAGATGATATTAAAACATCCATAATATCATTTATTTCTCGACAGAATATGAGTATCGAAGATATTGATGCTGTGATACTAGGGAATAATGGGGATGTTAATTTTGATCATTATTATGAAAATTTACAAACTTCGATTTTTTCTGATAAAGAACAGTTATGTTATAAACATTTAATAGGAGATTATCACGTAGCTTCCAGTTTTGGATTTTGGCTTGGGTGTAAAACCTTTGAAAACAATCAAGTTCCAAATATTTTAAAGGTAAATGAAGTTGTTGCTAATAAATATGAGACTATACTTCTTTATAATCAATACCTTGGAAAAAATCATAGTATTACGTTGTTACAACGATGCTAA
- a CDS encoding polysaccharide deacetylase family protein, translating into MLIRNLVNIISLVVGFLIITAIIFNKLPIWSLVVLILLWVVITAYGVLNIKAGYFLKSLNNNPTTKGKKVAITFDDGPDLNTIKILEILDKYNVKGTFFCIGEQVEEHPDIAKKIIDKGHIVGNHTFTHGKFIDVYSTDKFIGEIVDADIAIEKISKKRPLLFRPPYGITNPNIARAVKETGHAVIGWNKRSFDTTIPSEKVILKRITKNLKNGDVILLHDTKLITLAVLEQLLLFLQSNNYTTVTIDELFSIQAYA; encoded by the coding sequence ATGCTAATAAGAAATTTAGTTAATATTATATCTCTAGTCGTTGGTTTTTTAATAATAACAGCGATAATTTTCAATAAGTTACCTATTTGGTCCTTAGTTGTATTAATATTGCTTTGGGTAGTAATAACCGCCTATGGAGTACTTAATATAAAAGCAGGATATTTTCTTAAAAGCCTAAACAATAACCCAACTACAAAAGGAAAAAAGGTTGCAATTACTTTTGATGACGGTCCAGATCTTAATACAATTAAAATCCTAGAAATACTGGATAAATATAATGTCAAAGGAACTTTCTTTTGTATTGGAGAGCAAGTAGAAGAACACCCAGATATCGCTAAAAAAATTATTGACAAAGGACATATTGTAGGTAACCATACTTTTACGCACGGGAAATTTATTGATGTATATAGTACAGATAAGTTTATTGGTGAAATAGTAGATGCGGATATTGCGATAGAAAAGATTTCTAAAAAAAGACCATTACTTTTTAGGCCCCCATATGGAATAACAAACCCCAATATAGCTAGAGCTGTTAAAGAGACTGGACATGCTGTTATTGGTTGGAATAAGAGGTCTTTTGATACAACAATTCCTTCTGAAAAAGTGATATTAAAGAGAATAACTAAAAACCTTAAAAACGGTGATGTTATACTTCTACATGATACAAAATTGATCACTTTAGCGGTATTGGAACAATTGTTGCTATTTTTGCAGAGTAATAATTATACAACCGTTACAATAGATGAATTATTTTCAATACAAGCATATGCTTAA
- a CDS encoding outer membrane lipoprotein carrier protein LolA has protein sequence MLKFLLLGFIILSGSYLQAQEVELSASEITSFKNSVSKSAKQSKTIVNTFTQLKHIDFLSNDIESSGDLYFKSPNIIKWSYTSPYEYSVIFKDKKLFINDAGKKSDINLASNKVFKKLNDLIAKSVSGDMLDDTQFSTRFFKDKELFIAKLSPIDQTLKNMFKEIVLNFESNNYLVSSVKLIEPSGDYTLINFKNTSVNKPIPDAIFAH, from the coding sequence ATGCTTAAATTTTTATTATTAGGTTTTATTATATTAAGTGGTTCTTACCTGCAAGCTCAAGAAGTAGAACTTTCGGCATCAGAGATTACGTCTTTTAAAAACTCTGTAAGTAAAAGTGCTAAGCAATCTAAAACCATTGTTAATACATTCACCCAATTAAAGCATATAGATTTTCTTTCTAATGATATAGAAAGTAGTGGTGATTTGTATTTTAAATCACCAAATATTATAAAATGGTCATATACAAGTCCCTATGAATATAGTGTGATTTTTAAGGATAAAAAGTTGTTTATCAATGACGCAGGAAAGAAAAGCGATATTAATTTAGCGTCTAATAAAGTTTTTAAAAAATTAAATGACCTAATAGCAAAGAGTGTTAGTGGAGATATGCTCGATGACACTCAATTTTCTACGCGTTTTTTTAAAGACAAAGAACTTTTTATCGCAAAATTATCTCCAATTGATCAAACTTTAAAAAATATGTTTAAGGAGATTGTTTTAAATTTTGAATCAAATAACTATTTAGTTTCTAGTGTTAAACTTATAGAACCTTCAGGAGATTATACTCTTATCAATTTTAAGAATACATCTGTCAATAAACCTATTCCAGATGCGATATTTGCTCATTAG
- a CDS encoding 3-hydroxyacyl-ACP dehydratase has translation MLIADLYKINEDSVRDGIQTTTITLNPKNEIFKGHFPGNPITPGVCTLQIIKELTENRLDCRLFMKKTSNVKFMAVINPEKTPDLVIVNDFKDSEEEIKVKSTVKYDDTTALKVVLTFVKL, from the coding sequence ATGCTAATAGCTGATTTATATAAAATTAACGAAGATTCTGTAAGGGATGGTATACAAACTACGACCATTACTTTAAATCCAAAAAATGAGATCTTTAAAGGTCATTTTCCGGGCAATCCAATTACGCCAGGAGTTTGCACTTTACAAATCATTAAGGAGTTAACAGAAAATAGACTGGATTGTCGCTTGTTTATGAAAAAGACTTCTAATGTGAAGTTTATGGCAGTGATTAATCCAGAAAAAACTCCTGATTTAGTAATAGTGAATGATTTTAAAGACTCTGAAGAAGAGATTAAGGTAAAGAGTACCGTAAAATATGATGATACCACAGCGCTTAAAGTGGTGTTGACTTTTGTTAAATTATAA
- a CDS encoding DUF2062 domain-containing protein yields MTETTLYDPRFETLNCCVFIPTYNNQNTLDRVIQGVMKYTDRIIIINDGATDNTSRILENYQNQFTIITFPENKGKGMALREGFKQSSKLGYDYMITIDSDGQHFPSDLPLFLDQLEKQDKDNSLLLIGSRNMDDPSVPGKSSFGNKFSNFWYYIETGIKLKDTQSGYRLYPIKEIAKLKLFTTKFELEIEVIVKLAWRNVEVRNIPVQVLYDETERVSHFRPFKDFTRISILNTWLVTLTLFFYLPKRLINRVKKKGFKQYWRENVLRSDDPPIKKASAIALGLFIGIAPLWGFQTILVISLAIALKLNRTIAFLFSNISIPPLIPFIIYGSYQIGAVAMGKEMDATLNIEDIKSGTDVFKSLGQYVLGSFILATLVSSISGVIAYLYFSSRNSKSNAIDA; encoded by the coding sequence GTGACTGAAACTACTTTATATGATCCTCGTTTCGAGACACTAAATTGTTGTGTTTTCATACCCACATATAACAATCAGAATACTTTGGATAGAGTTATCCAAGGAGTAATGAAATACACGGATCGTATCATTATAATTAATGATGGTGCTACAGATAATACTTCTCGTATTTTAGAAAATTACCAGAATCAATTTACTATTATAACTTTTCCAGAAAATAAAGGGAAAGGAATGGCGCTTAGAGAAGGGTTTAAGCAATCGAGTAAATTGGGGTATGATTATATGATTACTATAGATAGTGATGGACAACATTTTCCTAGCGATTTACCACTGTTTTTAGATCAATTAGAGAAACAGGATAAGGACAATTCTTTGCTGTTAATAGGATCAAGAAACATGGATGATCCTTCAGTGCCGGGTAAAAGCAGTTTTGGGAATAAATTTTCTAATTTTTGGTATTATATAGAGACGGGCATAAAACTGAAGGATACACAGTCTGGATATCGGTTGTATCCAATTAAAGAGATTGCTAAGCTTAAACTTTTTACTACAAAATTCGAATTAGAGATAGAAGTAATCGTTAAGTTGGCTTGGAGAAATGTAGAAGTTCGTAATATACCAGTACAGGTATTATACGATGAAACCGAAAGAGTATCTCACTTTAGACCGTTTAAAGATTTTACGCGTATTAGTATTCTTAATACATGGTTGGTTACTTTAACCTTGTTTTTTTATTTACCAAAACGGCTTATTAATAGAGTAAAAAAAAAAGGATTTAAGCAATATTGGAGAGAAAATGTATTAAGGAGTGATGATCCGCCAATAAAAAAAGCAAGTGCAATAGCTTTGGGTCTTTTTATCGGGATAGCACCTTTATGGGGTTTTCAAACGATTTTAGTCATATCTCTTGCGATCGCTCTTAAATTAAATAGAACTATTGCCTTTTTGTTTTCTAATATTAGTATTCCTCCATTGATTCCTTTTATTATCTATGGTAGTTATCAGATAGGAGCAGTTGCAATGGGTAAAGAAATGGATGCAACTTTAAATATTGAAGATATAAAATCAGGAACCGATGTTTTTAAAAGTTTAGGTCAATATGTCTTGGGAAGCTTTATTTTGGCAACATTAGTTTCATCAATTTCAGGAGTCATTGCGTATTTGTATTTTAGCTCTCGCAATTCTAAAAGTAATGCAATAGATGCATAA
- a CDS encoding 1-acyl-sn-glycerol-3-phosphate acyltransferase — MHKLFLSLYQYIKQNRLIAWPIIIGCITIFAFLASRIGFEEDITRLIPNSDKSEVTQKVLKTVSFSDKIVVNIANKGENPDDLTEYATTFIDSINTHLSKYVKKIQGKVGDDNVMELYDFVYDHLPFFLTKDDYDNLEKKINPDSIAKVIESNYKSVISPAGVVTRKYIVKDPLSLTPIGLQKLAQLQLGDNYDLYNGFLITKDRKNLLLFLTPALATNETGENTVFVEKLKNITSNLNEKHSETANATLFGATLYAVANAKQIKNDIQLTVSIAMTILLLILIFFYRKLAVPLIIFTPTIFGAIIAIAVLYLIKGKISAISLGIGSVLLGITLDYSLHILTHFRNNNNVRELYKDVSMPVIMSSLTTAVAFLCLIFVKSEALNDLGIFAAISVVGASVFALIFIPQVYRFSESKKTNRKTFIDKISQIDFHKNKVLISIISVVFIVGLFLFHKVGFNTDLSTMNYQPEELVAAEEDLDRINNNKAKSIYLVSYGSSLNEALNANNKLFETLDQKKSNNELINFSSVGGVVLSKEAQIEKIALWDEFWTKKRKDSLTSLLIEKGSVLGFKPETFTQFYTALNKEINPIGFNEYQNIKELYLDEFVTSEKDFSTVVSAIKVDHLKADEINASLNKISNTVVIDRKQLNENLLGNLKNDFNSLIGYSLIAVVLLLLLFYKDPMLTLVTALPIAITWVITLGVMKMLGIDFNIFNVIISTFIFGLGVDYSIFITNGLIKEYTYAVKELSTYKTSILLSVITTILGVGVLIFAKHPALRSISTVSLIGILSAVLVSFTIQPMLFRTFITNRANKGLTPLRIRQTLWSIFSFGYFIIGGFIVSLVSSLIIPWFPVSKKKKMAVFHKVVSKLMGSVLYSNPFVKKRIYNPENEDFSKQCIIIANHSSFLDIISIGMLYPKLIYLVKDWVYDNPVFGRAAKLAGFYPVSSGIEGGVEHLKEKVKQGYSLIAFPEGSRTETAKMSRFHKGSFYLAQELNLDILPVVVLGNSQVSPKGDFIIHDGAIQLKILPRIQLDDKEFGDGYTDRTKKISSYFKEQYAALQKDLEGIDYYKKALLNNYRYKSCFGEVKTDYLANKEQYYKTASFIEQKDRVICYSDDYGQFLLHLAFKRPYAKLKGILTQPQKLSVAKNCYTTVRNKIEFVADEDLTSTKFDVLLLHTTTPLQPQHLKNLVSEDITRIIVTSEDNLFSESLKTTFKVVVQEFGLTVLNRI, encoded by the coding sequence ATGCATAAATTATTTCTTTCATTATATCAATATATAAAACAGAATAGATTAATTGCTTGGCCAATAATTATAGGCTGTATTACAATATTTGCCTTTCTGGCAAGTCGTATAGGTTTTGAGGAAGATATTACTAGATTGATTCCTAATAGTGATAAATCAGAAGTCACGCAAAAAGTCTTAAAAACGGTTTCGTTCTCAGATAAAATTGTAGTCAATATTGCTAACAAAGGAGAAAACCCTGATGATCTTACCGAGTATGCTACTACTTTTATTGATTCTATAAATACACATCTTTCTAAATATGTAAAAAAGATACAAGGTAAAGTAGGAGATGATAATGTGATGGAGTTGTACGATTTTGTATATGATCACCTTCCTTTTTTTCTTACTAAGGATGATTATGATAATTTAGAGAAAAAGATTAATCCTGATTCTATAGCCAAGGTCATAGAGAGTAATTATAAATCTGTGATTTCTCCAGCAGGTGTTGTTACTAGGAAGTATATTGTAAAAGACCCATTGTCGTTAACGCCTATAGGACTCCAAAAACTTGCCCAACTTCAGTTAGGAGATAATTATGATTTATACAATGGTTTTTTAATTACTAAAGACAGAAAAAATTTGTTGTTATTTCTTACTCCTGCTTTAGCAACAAATGAGACAGGAGAGAATACTGTTTTTGTAGAGAAGTTAAAAAATATCACTAGTAATCTTAACGAGAAACACTCAGAAACAGCTAATGCTACTTTATTTGGAGCTACGTTGTATGCGGTAGCTAATGCTAAACAAATAAAAAACGATATACAACTTACGGTTAGTATTGCTATGACAATATTATTATTAATATTAATTTTCTTTTACCGTAAACTCGCCGTTCCGCTTATTATTTTTACGCCTACTATATTCGGGGCAATTATAGCAATTGCGGTCCTCTATTTAATTAAAGGAAAAATTTCTGCTATTTCCTTAGGAATTGGTTCTGTTTTGCTGGGTATTACTTTAGATTATTCATTACATATTCTTACTCATTTTAGAAATAACAACAATGTAAGAGAATTATATAAAGATGTTTCTATGCCTGTAATAATGAGTAGTCTTACTACAGCAGTTGCATTTTTATGTTTGATTTTTGTAAAGTCAGAAGCATTAAATGATCTTGGGATTTTTGCAGCAATAAGTGTAGTTGGGGCATCTGTTTTTGCATTAATTTTTATACCACAGGTATATCGTTTTTCAGAAAGTAAAAAGACAAATAGAAAAACTTTTATAGATAAAATATCTCAAATTGATTTTCATAAAAATAAGGTTTTAATTTCTATTATAAGTGTTGTATTTATTGTCGGATTATTTCTTTTTCATAAAGTTGGTTTTAATACGGATTTGAGTACTATGAATTACCAGCCAGAAGAGTTGGTAGCTGCAGAGGAAGATCTAGATAGAATAAATAACAATAAAGCAAAATCAATTTATCTAGTTTCTTATGGCTCTTCATTAAATGAAGCTTTAAACGCAAATAATAAATTATTTGAAACTCTTGATCAAAAGAAATCAAATAACGAACTGATAAACTTTAGCTCTGTTGGAGGAGTTGTGCTTTCTAAAGAAGCTCAAATAGAAAAAATAGCTCTTTGGGATGAGTTTTGGACAAAAAAACGGAAAGATTCTTTAACTAGTTTATTAATAGAAAAAGGGAGTGTTCTTGGATTTAAACCAGAGACATTTACTCAATTTTATACAGCATTAAATAAAGAAATTAATCCAATTGGTTTTAATGAATACCAAAATATAAAAGAACTGTACCTTGATGAGTTTGTAACTAGTGAAAAGGATTTTTCGACTGTTGTTTCAGCAATTAAGGTTGATCATCTAAAGGCGGATGAGATTAATGCTTCACTTAATAAGATTTCGAATACTGTTGTTATTGATAGGAAACAGTTGAATGAAAATTTATTAGGAAACTTAAAGAATGATTTTAATTCATTAATAGGGTATTCTTTGATAGCTGTAGTTCTATTACTGTTGTTATTTTATAAAGATCCAATGCTTACTTTGGTTACTGCTTTACCTATTGCTATTACGTGGGTAATCACATTGGGAGTAATGAAAATGCTAGGAATTGATTTTAATATTTTTAATGTAATCATTTCCACATTTATTTTTGGATTGGGTGTAGATTACAGCATTTTTATAACAAATGGGCTTATTAAGGAGTATACATATGCCGTCAAAGAGCTTTCTACATATAAAACTTCCATTTTATTATCCGTTATAACAACAATTTTGGGAGTAGGGGTTTTGATTTTTGCAAAACATCCTGCTTTACGTTCTATATCTACGGTATCCTTAATTGGTATTCTATCGGCAGTGTTGGTTTCATTCACTATCCAGCCAATGTTATTTAGAACATTTATTACTAATCGTGCAAACAAAGGATTGACTCCACTTAGAATTCGTCAAACATTATGGTCAATATTTAGTTTTGGGTATTTTATTATTGGCGGATTTATAGTTTCCTTAGTGAGTAGCCTTATTATTCCATGGTTTCCGGTGAGTAAGAAAAAGAAAATGGCGGTTTTTCATAAAGTGGTTTCTAAGCTAATGGGATCTGTATTATATTCTAATCCTTTTGTAAAAAAACGTATATATAATCCAGAAAACGAAGATTTTAGTAAACAATGTATCATTATAGCTAACCATTCATCTTTCTTAGATATTATCTCCATTGGAATGTTGTATCCTAAGCTGATCTATTTAGTGAAAGATTGGGTTTATGATAATCCAGTTTTTGGTAGGGCTGCAAAATTAGCTGGATTTTATCCAGTTTCTTCTGGTATTGAAGGTGGGGTTGAACACTTAAAAGAAAAAGTCAAACAAGGATATTCTTTAATAGCATTTCCTGAAGGAAGTAGGACAGAAACTGCTAAAATGAGTAGATTTCATAAAGGGTCCTTTTACCTAGCTCAAGAGTTAAATTTAGATATATTACCAGTAGTGGTTCTTGGCAATTCGCAGGTTTCTCCTAAGGGGGATTTTATTATTCATGATGGAGCTATTCAATTAAAAATATTACCAAGAATTCAATTAGATGATAAAGAGTTTGGAGATGGGTATACGGACAGAACTAAAAAAATAAGTTCCTATTTTAAAGAGCAATATGCGGCTTTACAGAAGGATTTAGAAGGAATTGATTACTATAAAAAAGCTTTATTAAATAATTATAGATACAAGAGTTGTTTTGGAGAAGTAAAAACTGATTACTTAGCAAATAAGGAACAATATTATAAAACAGCGAGTTTTATAGAGCAAAAAGATCGTGTGATTTGTTATAGTGATGATTATGGTCAATTTCTTTTACACCTAGCTTTTAAAAGGCCCTATGCTAAATTAAAAGGAATCTTAACTCAACCTCAGAAACTGAGTGTGGCAAAAAACTGTTATACAACGGTTAGGAATAAAATAGAATTTGTGGCTGATGAAGATTTGACATCGACAAAATTTGATGTACTTTTGTTACATACAACTACACCATTACAACCACAACACTTAAAGAATTTAGTGTCAGAGGATATTACAAGAATTATTGTTACCTCTGAAGATAATTTGTTTTCCGAATCATTGAAAACTACATTTAAGGTAGTTGTTCAAGAGTTTGGATTAACAGTTTTGAATAGAATATAG